In a genomic window of Jaculus jaculus isolate mJacJac1 chromosome 8, mJacJac1.mat.Y.cur, whole genome shotgun sequence:
- the LOC101615381 gene encoding rRNA 2'-O-methyltransferase fibrillarin-like: MNIYLFLGSFHKEQVSTTGVNTANQLRNSPTDTNTIQEKETLFTSPRQSVSLLYEKPLRTHKTTKQQEYQGGDLECQSSREAVSQDTLVLALSSHTYHSTGLGSQEMTSLTEKLLLFCFRSRQCQGDKKRNQSGKNVMVKPHWHEGVFIRHGKENALVIKNRVPGKSVYGEKRVSIAEGHDKIENRAWNPFRSQLATVILGSVDQIYIKPEAKVLYFGAATGTTVSHISDIVGQDSLVYAVEFSHHSGHDLINLAKKRTSIIPVTEDARHPHKYCMLIATVDMIFADTARPDQAQTVAANAHTFLRNKGHFVISIKANSTAYAEAVFASEVKTTLQEIMKRLESYERVRPGRGGTYRPPPKVKS; this comes from the exons ATGAACATCTACCTCTTCTTGGGCTCCTTCCACAAAGAGCAAGTTTCCACAACAGGGGTGAACACTGCCAATCAGCTGAGAAACAGCCCAACAGACACAAATACCATCCAGGAGAAAGAAACCCTGTTCACGTCTCCAAGGCAG tctgtgtctcttctctatgAAAAACCCTTAAGAACACACAAGACAACTAAGCAACAGGAATACCAGGGTGGAGATCTTGAGTGCCAGTCCAGTAGAGAGGCTGTCTCCCAAGATACACTTGTGCTGGCTCTCAGCTCTCACACCTACCACAGCACTGGACTTGGCTCCCAGGAGATGACATCACTTACTGAGAAGCTGCTACTGTTCTGCTTCAGGTCAAGACAAT GCCAAggagacaaaaaaagaaaccagtcTGGCAAGAATGTGATGGTGAAGCCCCACTGGCATGAGGGTGTCTTCATTCGTCATGGAAAGGAAAATGCTCTTGTCATCAAGAATCGGGTCCCTGGTAAATCAGTGTATGGGGAGAAGAGAGTCTCTATTGCTGAGGGACATGACAAAATTgagaaccgagcctggaaccccTTCCGCTCCCAGCTGGCAACAGTTATCCTGGGCAGTGTGGACCAGATCTACATCAAGCCAGAGGCCAAGGTTCTCTACTTTGGGGCAGCCACAGGCACCACTGTCTCCCACATCTCTGACATTGTGGGCCAGGACAGCCTGGTGTATGCAGTAGAGTTTTCCCACCACTCTGGCCATGACCTTATTAACCTGGCAAAGAAGAGGACCAGCATTATTCCTGTGACTGAGGATGCCCGGCACCCACACAAATACTGCATGCTCATTGCAACAGTAGATATGATCTTTGCTGACACGGCCCGGCCTGACCAAGCCCAGACTGTAGCTGCGAATGCTCATACCTTCCTGCGTAATAAAGGACACTTTGTGATTTCCATTAAGGCAAACTCCACAGCCTATGCAGAGGCCGTGTTTGCCTCAGAAGTGAAGACAACGCTGCAGGAGATCATGAAACGGCTAGAGTCCTATGAGCGAGTGAGGCCAGGTCGTGGAGGTACATACAGGCCGCCTCCGAAGGTGAAGAGCTGA